From the Anguilla rostrata isolate EN2019 chromosome 12, ASM1855537v3, whole genome shotgun sequence genome, the window TCCTCCTTGCTGAGGTCATGCTGGTGGCCAccctagctaaccctaacatgttcgcaTTTCGCCTTCTCcgactaaacgaagcaccacctgcgcattcATCCTGTTTTGCTTACTCCGACTAAatgaagcaccacctgcacatgcgtccaacgtccctcaaaggtcgtccgttagtgagtgagtgagtgaccacaatttgccatacATAGCCCACGGTGCCAGTTACTGCGCACCGTGGGAGAAAGTGCTACTTGAGGAAGCTAAAGTGGATTTTTATACACTGTGGTTGTAAAAGCTGAGTTCACACTTTAACCACTTGATTGTCTGATTACAtatctaaaattgtagagtacagaaccaaatcaagaaaaatatgtattcttTCCCCAAgtgttatggagctcactgtatatcagGATGTATTGTGATTTCTATTGAAACTCTTGAAAAGTCCTGCCATttgtttcttccatccatgaactcagccagctgatttcactaattagctctaGGAAGGCAAGGGAGagatcttatttttaattttctactTCAAAATGAACTTTTGAAGACAAATTTTGTGTTCTGGCAGGGCTCAGTTTgtgggaggaattcagggcagTTGGAAGACCGCGCCTACTGCCTAAGTTGCCGCACACGTGGATTGTGTTATGAATCATAGCCCAGGATAAAAGTGctgttgtctggcagtcggagggttgccggttcaaagtgtccctgagcaaaaaACCTAACCCCtcattgctcccaacgagctgattggtaccttgtaCGGCAGCCTTtaaccgttggtgtgtgagtgtgtgtgtgaatgggtgaatgagaggcatcaattgtaaaacgctttggataaaagcactatataaatgcagtccatttaccatttaccatgaatCAGTACAGGATTTAtaagtgtgcttctttccacagtaggtgtCTGAGACCGGAGATATCTCATGACGGCGAGAGAGCACGTACCAACTGAGAAAGGCTGAAAAGCCACAgtgtgatttcatttattttgtctgtgttgttttagtttattgtttttgcccaggtGAGGGTGACGGGCAAAGGTTtttcgtttgtgtttgtgggtgatAAAGCTCTCTCTTGCTACTCAAAATAAAACGCCAGAGTTATGTGGAATTTccgcatctccctgtgtccagttCTTCTGTCCCGACCAGGGTGGTCACGGCATGTTACTTAtcttttgtaattaatttggGGCCACATTCGTACTTGGAAGATGAACTGGCTTACAAATAGCATTCcgggtcacgtagtagaggcagaaactctggggattttcaagaccaggcttgatacagtgtgaGATACTGTCTAGCCTGTAGGTAGGCCTAATTGGTGCACAGGACAATGGCAGGCATTGTAGGGCTGAATGTTAGGCACTTGTTTTAAGCAGTTGTTACAGCTGCCCTTGCTCCCCTGCTTGTCTTTGATACTGGGAGACACTTCCTTTTATGGCTGGAAGCAGCCAaggttgaacaaaaaaaatatacaatacattGGAATTTCTCTCAGCAGCTTTAGTATTTCCAACTCTTCTAAACACAGTTGAGACTCCTGATTCAGGGCTTGTGCTTGGTCTCCATTAGACCAGTGTGATGAGAGTGCATTCCGCTGACTCTCCCCATGCAAGGCTTGCATGTTGAAACAAGGGGCATGctgatcatttaaataatgaagctGCAGACTCACTTTGAAAAATGACGACGGTCGGTGACACTAAAACGTGCCCATTGAAAACAACAGATTTTGTTGTTTAAACATTCAATGATAGCAGTTCAAGTTTATCCCCTAATATCATGTCAAGTTTGTTCCATGCTggggaaaaatataataaaaaacatgcaaattggCCAGGGGTGCCcaaatatttgcataaaaatgtgttgtgaggtttggtcaggtttattcagaaaGCCTaagttcaacaaccaatcagaattctgtatgtctgtagagCCCAACTTAATGAAATAACAGACATGACAATGGTTTGAAAATGaaggatatatatttataatgataatgaatattCTCTCCAgcatatgaaaatgcattttcagttacATTCAGTTCAAGTGAATGACTTGACCAGTCCGAGTATTTTctagtttttggctttgaaaaacatctttgttgctttagcagcatatttcatatgctgaagagaaaactgacCAAAACAAGCCCCTGAAAGaaaagcaggagctgaagatggctgcagcacaggcctgaCAGAGCGTCACCAGACAAGAGACCTGGTGATTTTTATGGGTCAGACTccaactcattacattacattacaggcatttagcagacactcttatccagagcgacgtacagcaAGTGCATCAGTTaaaagtgcagaggtgcagaaaaacactagagtgaagtaaagatcgtagtgccagaagtgaccacatagatcaggactccaaccctgtaagGTAACCTGTtgagcaaataaacaacaatcttgccaagtacaaaactagcactgaaatcacatttgcctaatcagaatcaaacaaaacaatcctgccaaatacaaaactaacgagataacattagcctaactaggtacattgaggtAAGTAGAGtagagctaaactagaggctagggaggggtggggagaggtgcagcctgaagagatgagtctttagtctgcgcttaAAGGttgtcagattctctgctgttctgaccgccaagggaaggtcattccaccagcgaggggccaggacagacagcagacgagAACGGGaggtacagacacgaagagggggaggtgccaagcgtccagaggtggcagaacggagaggtctggctggtgtgtagggtctgatgatcctctggatgtatcctggtgctgaccccttagccgcctggtatgcaagcaccaaagtcttaaatttgatgcgagccataacaggcagccagtggaccaaggactgagccctggggaaatcctgtggcaagggggcgaggtgccgatactgcactggcccaggcgacttggaaggagcgaccggagaggtaggactcgatccagtctagtgctgtgccacagatccccatagctgccagggaggacaggaggatggggtggtcgactgtgttgaaggcagcagaaaggtctaggaggatcaggacggACGAAcaggaggctgcttgtgcggcgtgaagcgactcactgaccgagaggagtgcggtctctgtcgagtgaccaggtctgaagccagactggtgggggtctaggaggttgttctgcaagagaaaagaggagagttagTTAGAAGCAACTTgctcaattgttttggataaaaaagggagaagagaaacaggacggtagttctggatgacggagggatccagagtgggcttcttcagcagtGGGGTGGCGCGGGCCAGCTTGAAGGAAGACGGGAAACAttcagaagacaaggaggagttcacaagggaggtgacaaacgggaggatgtcaggtgtgatagtctggaggagagaggaagggatagggtcaagagcacaggtggtagggcggtgggagagtaggagctgggaaacagagtcagtgaggggagagaaagtggggaAACAAcgggagggaacagagagggaggagtggggaAGAGTGgcggtggacgtgaaggagctgtggatgtctgcaatcttctcatcgaagaaaaccgcaaagtcatctgcagcgagggaggactgaggtgggggaggaggagtgctgaggagagaagagaaaatagagaacagttgatgcgggttagaggcagattatatgaatttttgtttgataataattaattttagcagAGGTTACAGCAGTAGAAAATGCAGCTAGCAGAGACTGGTATTCAAGAggggggagtgaagcagtgacactagaagcgagagaggagggagagagggagcggagggtacggcggaccatgacagtaggagtggatggaggggagggagggagggaggggagcaagagagagggagaaggaaatgaagtggtggtcagactggAGCAGAGGGGTCACCGTGGGATCGGAGgaggagcaattcctcaggatgaccaggtctaggaggttgccagccttgtgtgttggtggggagtgcatCAGGGAGAGGTTGAATGAGTGGAGTAGGGGCAGGAAGGCTGCGGACTGGGAGGCATCTaggtggatgttgaagtctccctggaggatcagtggggtgccatcctctgggaaggagctgagcagggtgtcgaACTCATCGacgaagcttcccaggggccctggaggacGACAGATAACAACAAtagtggtattcaaaggtagagatggagagttgagagaggaggagaacagagaatttccaggagggagagatcagcaaacctgtgcccccaccacggccagacgggcggggggtgtgagagaaggagaaggaggaggagagggctgcaggggttgcagtgttgcctggtgtgatccaggtctcagtgagggcaaggaaatgtagagagaggagggacgcgtaggccgaaatgaagtcagccttc encodes:
- the LOC135235714 gene encoding uncharacterized protein LOC135235714, encoding MSPHRFRRRGPPQRQNLSNLRYPSLTPCDNFTVAGGLWNCQSATRKADFISAYASLLSLHFLALTETWITPGNTATPAALSSSFSFSHTPRPSGRGGGTGPLGSFVDEFDTLLSSFPEDGTPLILQGDFNIHLDASQSAAFLPLLHSFNLSLMHSPPTHKAGNLLDLVILRNCSSSDPTNNLLDPHQSGFRPGHSTETALLSVSESLHAAQAASCSSVLILLDLSAAFNTVDHPILLSSLAAMGICGTALDWIESYLSGRSFQVAWASAVSAPRPLATGFPQGSVLGPLAACYGSHQI